The proteins below are encoded in one region of Paenacidovorax monticola:
- a CDS encoding RHS repeat domain-containing protein has translation MQFELRYPGQQWDAETNLAYNLHRYYDASTGRYVQADPIGLEGGWNRFLYVDADPLGNSDPEGLVKGERNYGKSPNSTDNPGKHWKDDPKKPGWGWQKDPQSGKPVYKKRPPWLPPIRGILPLICPLCEVLEPPPVPGPELCEIP, from the coding sequence GTGCAATTCGAGCTGCGCTATCCGGGCCAGCAGTGGGATGCGGAGACGAATCTGGCGTACAACCTGCACCGGTACTACGATGCATCGACGGGGCGGTATGTCCAGGCCGATCCCATCGGGCTGGAGGGTGGGTGGAATCGGTTCCTCTATGTAGATGCAGATCCTCTGGGAAACTCTGATCCAGAAGGTCTTGTCAAAGGTGAACGCAACTATGGGAAAAGCCCTAACTCTACGGACAACCCAGGTAAGCATTGGAAGGATGATCCAAAGAAGCCGGGATGGGGTTGGCAAAAAGATCCTCAAAGTGGTAAGCCTGTATATAAAAAGAGGCCTCCATGGCTTCCTCCAATTCGTGGAATTCTCCCTTTGATTTGCCCTCTGTGTGAGGTACTTGAACCCCCACCTGTGCCAGGGCCCGAGCTATGCGAAATACCTTGA
- a CDS encoding tetratricopeptide repeat protein, with translation MPANEISLDARALLEAACKHYEQKNHKMAAMLFSKSAALGCNEAKVNLGNMYSTGEGVIKDESKAKNLYRSAYRGGCIYGALALGVQYKSEGRRQLAKKWLTRAKEAGNEWAADELNGYE, from the coding sequence ATGCCTGCCAATGAAATTTCACTTGATGCGCGCGCACTATTGGAGGCCGCCTGCAAGCATTACGAGCAGAAAAACCACAAAATGGCAGCCATGCTATTCTCCAAATCAGCAGCACTAGGTTGCAACGAGGCCAAAGTTAATCTTGGAAATATGTATAGCACGGGAGAAGGTGTTATAAAGGATGAGAGTAAGGCGAAAAATTTATATCGCTCTGCATATAGAGGGGGATGCATATATGGAGCGCTGGCACTTGGCGTTCAGTACAAGAGTGAGGGGCGACGTCAATTGGCAAAAAAATGGCTTACAAGAGCAAAGGAGGCAGGCAATGAATGGGCTGCTGACGAGTTGAATGGTTATGAGTAA
- a CDS encoding RHS repeat-associated core domain-containing protein: MYADDGIGSTVLGQYANRRSSTSAAPQNEADSTEIIYLPTASGPLPVAAQINGRLYAIDADHLNTPRRLTNLQGQVAWQWLITGFGETPPTTGAEGYAQPGATGMQSYAEPVPFELRYPGQQWDAETNLAYNLHRYYDASTGRYVQADPIGLEGGWNRFGYVEGNPLGDVDPEGLQSNENLFSPFIPPNPYAPPPKPNPLDRCVIKCTVKKVFNSVIVAGALGGAGYAAVIAGLVPVGAVIVGVYVYQQYGSYYTLIKYAYTINDCIKKCKQEICEQ, from the coding sequence GTGTACGCCGACGACGGCATCGGCAGCACCGTGCTGGGCCAGTACGCCAACCGCAGAAGCAGCACCAGCGCGGCACCGCAAAACGAAGCGGACAGCACGGAAATCATCTACCTGCCCACGGCCAGCGGCCCGCTGCCCGTGGCCGCGCAGATCAACGGACGGCTGTACGCCATCGACGCAGACCACCTGAACACCCCCCGGCGCCTGACCAACCTGCAAGGCCAGGTGGCGTGGCAATGGCTCATCACGGGGTTTGGAGAAACGCCGCCGACCACGGGCGCCGAAGGCTACGCCCAGCCCGGCGCTACGGGGATGCAGAGCTACGCTGAGCCCGTGCCGTTCGAGCTGCGCTACCCGGGCCAGCAGTGGGATGCGGAGACGAACCTGGCGTACAACCTGCACCGGTACTACGATGCATCGACGGGGCGGTATGTGCAGGCCGATCCGATCGGGCTCGAAGGAGGATGGAATCGGTTTGGGTATGTAGAGGGCAATCCGCTGGGTGATGTAGATCCAGAGGGATTGCAAAGCAATGAAAATCTATTCTCTCCATTCATTCCGCCGAATCCGTATGCTCCGCCGCCTAAGCCCAATCCGCTCGATAGATGCGTGATTAAATGCACGGTCAAAAAAGTATTCAATAGCGTTATCGTCGCGGGTGCGCTTGGTGGCGCAGGATACGCAGCTGTGATTGCTGGGTTAGTTCCTGTTGGTGCAGTGATTGTCGGTGTTTATGTCTATCAACAATACGGTTCATACTATACGCTGATAAAATATGCGTATACCATAAATGATTGCATCAAAAAGTGCAAACAAGAAATTTGCGAGCAATGA
- a CDS encoding RHS repeat-associated core domain-containing protein codes for MPFELRYPGQQWDAETNLAYNLHRYYDASTGRYVQADPIGLEGGWNRFGYVGEIQ; via the coding sequence GTGCCGTTCGAGCTGCGCTACCCGGGCCAGCAGTGGGATGCGGAGACGAACCTGGCGTACAACCTGCACCGGTACTACGATGCATCGACGGGGCGGTACGTCCAGGCCGATCCGATCGGGCTCGAAGGAGGATGGAATCGGTTTGGGTATGTGGGGGAGATCCAATAA
- a CDS encoding RHS repeat-associated core domain-containing protein, whose amino-acid sequence MATTYVPAGQGGAGGVQTITYPSGQQLTHQYDATGRLTALHWGGQPLLTGITWNPLGQPTGWQWSGFAQAPGSANPLSEQRSYTTAGQLASTGLLELDWDSAGRVAQIRQEHLLPGASGTAPQQALITSVHTYDSVGRLTASAHSAAPGLVLPTGWSLADTLGPTSMGYAWDSNGNRTQASYSAATATGTSTLQRVYQVASGSNRLQGYSETVTIPGSPSQNRSTTYQHDATGALTQKGSNYLHHGADGRLARTSASADPAHPQAVAYTYNTQGQRLLKSDARSVGANQTPATQHTVYADDGIGSTVLGQYANRRSSTSAAPQNEADSTEIIYLPTASGPLPVAAQINGRLYAIDADHLNTPRRLTNLQGQVAWQWLITGFGETPPTTGAEGYAQPGATGLQSYAEPVPFELRYPGQQWDAETNLAYNLHRYYDASTGRYVQADPIGLEGGWNRFGYVGGVLCSIQTLMGFSGVRVVLL is encoded by the coding sequence GTGGCCACCACCTACGTGCCCGCGGGCCAGGGCGGCGCCGGCGGCGTGCAGACCATCACCTACCCCAGTGGCCAGCAACTCACCCACCAGTACGACGCCACGGGCCGCCTCACGGCACTGCACTGGGGCGGCCAGCCCCTGCTCACCGGCATCACCTGGAACCCCCTGGGCCAGCCCACGGGCTGGCAGTGGAGCGGCTTCGCCCAGGCCCCCGGCAGCGCCAACCCGCTGAGCGAACAGCGCAGCTACACCACGGCGGGCCAACTCGCCAGCACCGGCCTGCTCGAACTGGACTGGGACAGCGCGGGCCGCGTGGCCCAGATCCGGCAGGAACACCTGCTGCCCGGCGCCAGCGGCACCGCGCCCCAGCAGGCCCTCATCACCAGCGTGCACACCTACGACAGCGTGGGCCGCCTCACTGCCAGCGCGCACAGCGCCGCGCCGGGCCTCGTCCTGCCCACGGGCTGGAGCCTGGCCGACACCCTGGGCCCCACCAGCATGGGCTACGCCTGGGACAGCAACGGCAACCGCACCCAGGCCAGCTACAGCGCCGCCACGGCTACGGGCACCAGCACCCTGCAGCGCGTGTACCAGGTGGCCAGCGGCAGCAACCGCCTGCAGGGCTACAGCGAGACCGTCACCATCCCCGGCAGCCCCTCGCAGAACCGCAGCACCACCTACCAGCACGACGCCACGGGCGCGCTCACCCAAAAGGGCAGCAACTACCTGCACCACGGCGCGGACGGCCGCCTGGCCCGGACCAGCGCCAGCGCCGATCCGGCCCACCCCCAGGCCGTGGCCTACACCTACAACACGCAAGGCCAGCGCCTGCTCAAGAGCGACGCGCGCAGCGTGGGCGCCAACCAGACCCCCGCCACCCAGCACACCGTGTACGCAGACGACGGCATCGGCAGCACCGTGCTGGGCCAGTACGCCAACCGCAGAAGCAGCACCAGCGCGGCACCGCAAAACGAAGCGGACAGCACGGAAATCATCTACCTGCCCACGGCCAGCGGCCCGCTGCCCGTGGCCGCGCAGATCAACGGCCGGCTGTATGCCATCGACGCGGACCACCTGAACACCCCCCGGCGCCTGACCAACCTGCAAGGCCAGGTGGCGTGGCAATGGCTCATCACGGGGTTTGGAGAAACGCCGCCGACCACGGGCGCCGAAGGCTACGCCCAGCCCGGCGCCACGGGGCTGCAGAGCTACGCCGAGCCCGTGCCGTTCGAGCTGCGCTACCCGGGCCAGCAGTGGGATGCGGAGACGAACCTGGCGTACAACCTGCACCGGTACTACGATGCATCGACGGGGCGGTATGTGCAGGCCGATCCCATTGGGCTGGAGGGTGGATGGAATCGGTTTGGGTATGTGGGGGGAGTCCTCTGCAGTATTCAGACCCTGATGGGCTTCAGCGGCGTCCGAGTGGTGCTCCTGTAA
- a CDS encoding tetratricopeptide repeat protein, whose protein sequence is MKMICKKMEHDPPTSSYELAFEAATSRSPNLALAKSLLEKAHQNGDPRASYALATWYLYGHGGCSIDLPQAIEMLKIAAEADIASAHFDLAVSYETGNGIRKSVRAAYRHFLAAALNGDNDSYAEVGRCLYHGIGVARDRKSAEIWFRRADALGVNVR, encoded by the coding sequence ATGAAAATGATTTGCAAAAAAATGGAGCATGATCCACCAACTAGTTCTTATGAGCTTGCATTCGAGGCTGCAACGAGCAGGAGTCCAAATTTAGCGTTGGCTAAATCACTATTAGAAAAAGCACATCAGAATGGTGATCCTCGTGCTAGCTACGCGTTGGCAACTTGGTATCTTTACGGCCATGGAGGTTGCTCCATCGATTTGCCTCAAGCCATTGAGATGCTCAAAATCGCAGCAGAAGCCGATATTGCTTCTGCACATTTTGATTTGGCTGTTAGCTACGAGACGGGGAATGGCATTAGGAAAAGTGTGCGGGCGGCGTATCGGCATTTTTTGGCTGCCGCCCTGAATGGTGATAATGATTCATATGCTGAGGTGGGGCGCTGCCTTTATCACGGAATCGGGGTTGCTCGTGATCGAAAGAGTGCTGAAATCTGGTTTCGACGTGCAGATGCCTTGGGAGTAAACGTGCGATAG
- a CDS encoding DUF4288 domain-containing protein: MNKMLYCAHAIFYFKLINKDQDSFLVHENVYLIEADDERSAKKISMKIAKDNEDTNEDGHLELNEQKVCYLFAGIRKIIEIEPSPAPINASGLPGLELTYSEFEVDNLEQVLALARGDMVEILYRE, encoded by the coding sequence ATGAATAAAATGCTATACTGTGCTCACGCAATTTTTTATTTCAAGCTCATCAATAAAGATCAAGATTCTTTTCTCGTTCATGAGAATGTTTATCTGATTGAGGCTGATGATGAAAGATCAGCAAAAAAAATATCCATGAAAATTGCAAAAGATAATGAAGACACCAATGAGGATGGGCATCTTGAGTTGAATGAGCAAAAGGTTTGCTATTTATTTGCTGGAATTAGAAAAATTATAGAAATTGAACCAAGTCCAGCCCCTATAAATGCATCGGGGTTGCCTGGACTTGAGTTAACATACTCTGAATTCGAGGTCGACAATTTAGAGCAAGTCCTCGCCCTTGCGCGTGGTGATATGGTCGAAATTTTGTATAGAGAATGA